One Nonomuraea angiospora DNA segment encodes these proteins:
- a CDS encoding tetratricopeptide repeat protein — translation MGRRLKKLTKLKSPWVLGAVASIGAGVTPLVVPGDWPLVWRALIAAVVAALAGASGSYFGVVLTRAESAAAAVGALHVALDPLNPPQLHRPQGPAGGERSVFELLAPQSCPTPFWGRRAERDWWWAWCQEEELSGLLVVDGPGGCGKTRLALRAAQEAAADGWVTGWLREGKAADLVAAAAAAAGRRVLALVDNADTRTDLASLLEALAHYQGPALLRVVLITRHGVELGQALQAHLPERHALLVRNAPLMSLLPLGETSDLIRWYGEAVRAFASAWGTPPPPVSDTNAPVREGQTMAELLAQAMVTVLRRASPTGSPAPLDEVAGVLFEHEARWWRGTAALDRWALAPVSDPLLARVMTGLALFAPADEPSAVGVLRRVPELADAPAERVTNLVRWAHALYPPTAGAGLRIGPNLLADWFITTSLTRTEGDRHFARQLLNDPTDEQAARILTLLARAGEHHPPARLLFEQLLGGDPVRLAHHAVYAALTTATNRGELDQTTATALATADLDPDTTTRLLRLTPAYALPRCVLALARHHVRHTRATGTPPELGDALTDLVVALNRVGEHREELQAAREALDLFRGLADGDPVHRAGLNRALSNLSVALDGVGEYREEVRVAREALALCRELADDDPVHRPVLGRSLIRFAVALARVGQHREQVEVVREAVGLCRELVDGDPAHRPDLARAMTDLAIALDAVGEHREQVRVAREAVELCRWVADDNPAHRPALAQALIHLAAALERVNDPHEQLGAAREAVDLCRELVADNPAHRFDLAEALVRLAGALDGVGERREQVRVAREAVGLCRKLAADNSTPRPALARSLDHLSVALHRAGEHREMLQVAREAVDLCRELVAGNPAHRPALARSLGNVSVALHRVGDPREQVRVAREAVDLYRELADDDPTHRPALARALLDLSAALERAGEHREQIQVTREVVDLYRELAARDPDLFQQPYVDNRAALRRLLPQQDITFDL, via the coding sequence ATGGGGCGCCGGCTCAAGAAACTGACCAAGCTGAAGAGCCCGTGGGTCTTGGGCGCGGTGGCCAGTATCGGTGCCGGGGTGACGCCCTTGGTCGTGCCGGGTGACTGGCCGCTGGTGTGGCGGGCGCTGATCGCGGCCGTGGTGGCCGCGCTGGCCGGCGCCAGCGGATCGTACTTCGGCGTGGTGCTGACCCGGGCCGAGAGCGCTGCCGCGGCCGTCGGGGCGCTGCACGTGGCTCTCGACCCGCTGAACCCCCCGCAGCTCCACCGCCCGCAGGGCCCGGCCGGCGGGGAGCGCAGCGTGTTCGAGTTGCTGGCGCCGCAGTCCTGCCCGACCCCGTTCTGGGGGCGGCGCGCCGAGCGGGACTGGTGGTGGGCCTGGTGCCAGGAGGAGGAGCTGTCGGGACTCCTGGTCGTGGACGGTCCGGGCGGGTGCGGCAAAACCCGGCTGGCGTTACGGGCCGCCCAGGAGGCCGCCGCGGATGGGTGGGTGACCGGATGGCTGCGCGAGGGCAAGGCCGCCGACCTGGTCGCCGCGGCCGCGGCCGCGGCCGGCCGGCGGGTGCTGGCCCTGGTCGACAACGCCGACACCCGGACCGACCTGGCGAGCCTGCTGGAGGCGCTGGCTCATTACCAGGGACCGGCCCTGCTGCGGGTGGTGTTGATCACCCGGCACGGCGTCGAACTCGGCCAGGCGCTCCAGGCCCACCTCCCCGAACGACACGCCCTGCTGGTCAGGAACGCCCCGTTGATGTCACTGCTGCCGTTGGGTGAGACCTCCGACCTGATCCGCTGGTACGGCGAGGCCGTACGCGCCTTCGCCTCGGCGTGGGGGACGCCGCCGCCACCGGTCTCCGACACGAACGCGCCGGTCCGCGAGGGCCAGACCATGGCAGAGCTGCTGGCCCAGGCGATGGTGACGGTGCTGCGCCGAGCCTCGCCGACCGGCTCGCCCGCACCTCTGGACGAGGTGGCCGGGGTGCTGTTCGAGCACGAGGCGCGCTGGTGGCGCGGCACCGCCGCCCTGGACCGGTGGGCGCTCGCCCCGGTCAGCGACCCGCTGCTGGCCCGGGTCATGACCGGCCTGGCCCTGTTCGCCCCCGCCGACGAGCCGAGCGCCGTCGGAGTGCTGCGGCGCGTCCCGGAGCTGGCCGACGCGCCCGCCGAACGGGTCACCAACCTGGTCCGCTGGGCTCACGCCCTCTATCCGCCCACCGCGGGCGCGGGGCTGCGGATCGGCCCCAACCTGCTGGCCGACTGGTTCATCACCACCAGCCTGACCCGGACCGAGGGCGACCGCCATTTCGCCCGCCAGCTGCTGAACGACCCGACCGACGAGCAGGCCGCCCGGATCCTGACCCTGCTGGCCCGGGCCGGCGAACATCATCCACCCGCCCGGCTGCTGTTCGAGCAACTGCTGGGCGGCGACCCCGTACGGCTGGCACACCACGCCGTCTACGCCGCCCTCACCACCGCCACGAACCGTGGCGAACTGGACCAGACCACCGCCACCGCTCTTGCCACCGCCGACCTCGACCCCGACACCACCACCCGGCTCCTGCGGCTCACCCCGGCCTACGCCCTGCCCCGCTGCGTACTCGCCCTGGCCCGCCACCACGTGCGTCACACCCGCGCCACCGGCACCCCACCTGAGCTCGGCGACGCCCTGACCGATCTCGTGGTCGCGCTGAACAGGGTGGGTGAGCACCGCGAGGAGCTGCAGGCGGCGCGGGAGGCGCTCGACCTGTTCCGCGGGCTGGCGGACGGCGACCCCGTCCACCGGGCCGGCCTCAACCGAGCCCTGAGCAACTTGTCGGTCGCGCTGGATGGAGTGGGCGAATACCGCGAGGAGGTGCGGGTGGCGCGCGAAGCGCTTGCCCTGTGCCGCGAGCTGGCGGACGACGACCCCGTCCACCGGCCCGTTCTCGGCCGATCCCTCATCAGATTCGCGGTCGCGCTGGCCAGGGTGGGTCAGCACCGGGAGCAGGTGGAGGTGGTGCGGGAAGCGGTCGGCCTGTGCCGTGAATTGGTGGACGGCGACCCCGCCCATCGGCCCGACCTCGCCCGGGCCATGACCGACCTCGCGATCGCGCTGGACGCGGTGGGTGAGCACCGCGAGCAGGTGCGGGTGGCACGGGAAGCGGTCGAGCTCTGCCGCTGGGTGGCAGACGACAACCCCGCCCACCGGCCCGCCCTCGCCCAGGCCCTGATCCACCTCGCGGCCGCGCTGGAACGGGTGAACGACCCTCACGAGCAGCTGGGCGCGGCGCGGGAAGCGGTCGATCTGTGCCGCGAGCTGGTGGCCGACAATCCGGCCCACCGGTTCGACCTCGCCGAGGCCCTGGTCAGACTCGCGGGCGCGCTGGACGGGGTGGGTGAGCGCCGCGAGCAGGTGCGGGTGGCGCGAGAAGCGGTCGGCCTGTGCCGCAAGCTGGCGGCTGACAACTCCACCCCCCGGCCCGCCCTCGCTCGATCCTTGGACCACCTGTCGGTCGCGCTGCACCGGGCCGGTGAGCACCGCGAAATGTTGCAGGTGGCACGGGAAGCGGTCGACCTGTGCCGGGAGCTGGTGGCCGGCAACCCCGCCCACCGGCCCGCCCTCGCTCGATCCTTGGGCAACGTGTCGGTCGCGCTGCACCGGGTCGGTGACCCTCGCGAACAGGTGCGGGTGGCGCGGGAAGCGGTCGACCTGTACCGCGAGCTGGCCGACGACGACCCCACCCACCGGCCCGCGCTCGCCCGGGCCCTGCTCGACCTGTCGGCCGCGCTGGAGCGGGCGGGTGAGCACCGCGAGCAGATCCAGGTGACGCGGGAAGTGGTCGACCTCTACCGGGAGCTCGCCGCCCGCGACCCCGACCTGTTCCAGCAGCCGTACGTTGACAACCGCGCCGCT
- a CDS encoding LacI family DNA-binding transcriptional regulator, whose translation MPSNRKGSVRLSDVAAIAGVSLSTASKVLNGTDRISEATRARVLAVAERLDFRPNALARSFALGRSRTVGVLTHRAASTFSGPVVIGAVLQLGRLQQAALVFDEDVLVHREITESIRQFQARQIDGLIVIGDGHERRSPSITHHFTVPVTYAFAASDHPEDVVYLPDNEGAGALATRHLIERGRTHIAHLTGDPSSIAVGLRERGMLMALDEAGLRPAAPTRYGSWTEGSGVKAMQELLDSGAKVDAVFCGNDHIARGVLDVCEAKGLRVPQDLAVVGVDNWEGIIVDQGVRRLTTIDLELRSMGQLAATNVLADDRIPGEHYVPPTLVLGPSS comes from the coding sequence GTGCCGTCCAACCGCAAGGGCAGTGTCCGGCTGAGTGATGTGGCGGCGATTGCCGGAGTGTCGCTCTCGACCGCCTCTAAAGTGCTCAACGGAACGGACCGGATTTCCGAGGCGACGCGGGCTCGGGTGCTCGCCGTCGCCGAACGCCTCGACTTCAGGCCGAATGCGCTCGCGCGTTCCTTCGCGCTGGGCCGCAGCCGCACGGTCGGCGTGCTCACCCACCGCGCCGCGAGTACGTTTTCCGGGCCGGTGGTGATAGGCGCGGTCCTGCAACTCGGAAGGCTCCAGCAAGCCGCCCTCGTTTTCGACGAGGACGTTCTCGTCCATCGCGAGATAACCGAAAGCATCCGCCAGTTCCAGGCACGCCAAATTGACGGTCTGATCGTCATCGGCGACGGGCACGAGCGCCGATCGCCGTCGATCACGCACCATTTCACCGTGCCGGTGACATACGCCTTCGCGGCCTCCGACCACCCCGAGGACGTCGTCTACCTGCCGGACAACGAGGGCGCGGGAGCTCTCGCCACCCGCCATCTGATCGAACGCGGGCGCACCCATATCGCCCACCTCACCGGCGATCCGTCGAGCATCGCCGTGGGCCTGCGGGAGCGCGGCATGCTCATGGCGCTGGACGAGGCCGGGCTCCGCCCCGCCGCTCCGACCCGTTACGGCTCCTGGACCGAGGGGTCCGGCGTCAAGGCCATGCAGGAATTGCTCGACTCCGGCGCGAAGGTCGACGCGGTGTTCTGCGGCAATGACCATATCGCCCGCGGCGTACTCGATGTGTGTGAGGCCAAGGGGCTACGCGTGCCGCAGGATCTGGCGGTTGTCGGAGTCGACAACTGGGAGGGAATCATCGTCGACCAAGGGGTCCGGCGGCTGACGACAATTGACCTCGAACTCAGGTCCATGGGACAACTCGCCGCCACGAACGTTCTCGCCGACGACCGCATTCCAGGCGAACATTACGTCCCCCCCACACTCGTGCTCGGCCCGTCGTCCTAA
- a CDS encoding carbohydrate ABC transporter permease, with product MTTETGTSERSILSFLDRRRPVVRVSVAAVGTLVIAGLVILCAGPLFWLFKAATSTTTETLSAPFSLWPSGIHWDSFVQVWTRVDFGRYFWNTLALMGGSLFLGLLVATTGGYGLAVLRPKYAKAVFAALLATLFIPGVISLVALYLTVIDIPLVHVSLLGSMWAVWLPSSANAVNVLLMQRFFANIPRELFNAARIDGAGPFRMFFSIVLPMSRPILGVVSLLTLVGSYKEFLWPLLVLPNPQDQPISVALPRLQSSIDFSQFMAALFISVIIPVALFLVLQRRFLQAAGNAGALKG from the coding sequence ATGACCACCGAAACCGGGACGTCCGAGCGGAGCATCCTCTCCTTCCTCGACCGTCGCAGACCCGTCGTCCGCGTCTCGGTCGCGGCGGTCGGCACCCTCGTCATCGCCGGCCTCGTGATCCTCTGCGCCGGCCCGCTCTTCTGGCTCTTCAAGGCCGCCACGTCGACCACCACCGAGACGCTGTCAGCGCCGTTCTCCCTCTGGCCCAGCGGCATCCACTGGGACTCCTTCGTTCAGGTATGGACACGAGTCGACTTCGGCCGATATTTCTGGAACACGCTCGCGCTCATGGGCGGGTCGCTGTTCCTGGGGCTCCTCGTCGCGACGACCGGCGGCTACGGCCTGGCGGTGCTCAGGCCGAAGTACGCCAAGGCCGTGTTCGCGGCGCTCCTCGCCACCCTGTTCATCCCCGGCGTGATCTCCCTTGTCGCGCTCTACCTGACCGTCATCGACATACCGCTCGTCCACGTCAGCCTGCTGGGCTCGATGTGGGCGGTGTGGCTCCCGTCCTCGGCCAACGCCGTCAACGTGCTGCTCATGCAGCGGTTCTTCGCCAACATCCCCCGGGAGCTCTTCAACGCGGCCCGCATCGACGGGGCAGGACCCTTCCGGATGTTCTTCTCCATCGTCCTGCCGATGTCACGCCCGATCCTCGGCGTCGTCAGCCTCCTCACGCTCGTCGGCTCCTACAAGGAGTTCCTCTGGCCGCTGCTCGTCCTGCCCAACCCCCAGGACCAGCCGATCTCGGTCGCGCTGCCGAGACTGCAGAGCTCGATCGACTTCTCGCAGTTCATGGCCGCGCTCTTCATCTCCGTCATCATCCCCGTCGCTCTCTTCCTCGTCCTCCAGCGCCGGTTCCTGCAGGCGGCAGGCAACGCCGGCGCGCTCAAGGGCTGA
- a CDS encoding ABC transporter substrate-binding protein encodes MPPTNVRKSAAALSASAAAFALLSGCAAESPSQPGSVSITVAGQPTQENPDQLKAFKRKITDFTKANPGITVTGDESVFDVNTFQALVAGGKLPTVSYVPFTEMQGIIARQQAADITGYVGADAAVKRINPSILKVATSPDNHVYGVPVQAYSMGLLYNRALFTKAGLDPDAPPKTWDEVRAAAKAIHAKTGAQGFGAMTKDNTGGWVLTTMSYAFGSKIQSDDGKQANINNAATRGALEFYRALRWDDDTFGSDFLIGYKDITNALAGGKVGMIVQGADTYTQVVQALGMKPDDFGLAPMPQAPGGLGTLGGGSVAIINPRASAEEIKAALKWIDFAEFGKYNDEQAAVTGAKAAAADKLPVGAPVLPLFDQATTDRYLTWVKDYVNVPREHFTAYFDSAKTLPLVPEPAAKAQETYGILDNVVQAVLTRRDADINALLDDAQKKVQSAIDAG; translated from the coding sequence ATGCCCCCCACAAATGTCCGAAAGTCTGCCGCCGCCCTCAGTGCCAGTGCTGCGGCGTTCGCTCTCCTTTCGGGCTGTGCCGCCGAGAGCCCGTCGCAGCCCGGCTCCGTTTCCATCACCGTCGCCGGTCAGCCCACCCAGGAGAACCCTGATCAGCTCAAGGCGTTCAAGCGCAAGATCACCGACTTCACCAAGGCCAACCCGGGCATCACGGTCACCGGGGACGAGTCCGTGTTCGACGTGAACACCTTCCAGGCGCTGGTCGCGGGCGGGAAGCTGCCCACGGTGTCCTACGTGCCCTTCACGGAGATGCAGGGGATCATCGCCCGGCAACAGGCCGCGGACATCACCGGCTACGTCGGCGCGGACGCCGCCGTCAAGCGGATCAACCCGTCGATCCTGAAGGTCGCCACGAGCCCGGACAATCATGTCTACGGCGTCCCCGTCCAGGCCTACAGCATGGGGCTGCTGTACAACCGCGCCCTGTTCACCAAGGCCGGGCTCGACCCCGACGCGCCGCCGAAGACCTGGGACGAGGTGCGGGCCGCCGCGAAGGCCATCCACGCCAAGACCGGCGCGCAGGGCTTCGGCGCCATGACCAAGGACAACACCGGCGGCTGGGTGCTCACGACCATGAGCTACGCCTTCGGGAGCAAGATCCAGTCGGACGACGGCAAGCAGGCCAACATCAACAACGCCGCCACCCGTGGCGCGCTCGAGTTCTACCGCGCCCTGCGCTGGGACGACGACACCTTCGGGTCCGACTTCCTCATCGGGTACAAGGACATCACGAACGCCCTGGCCGGCGGCAAGGTCGGCATGATCGTGCAGGGCGCGGACACCTACACGCAGGTCGTGCAGGCTCTCGGGATGAAGCCGGACGACTTCGGCCTCGCCCCGATGCCGCAGGCGCCGGGGGGTCTCGGCACTCTGGGCGGCGGGTCCGTGGCCATCATCAATCCGCGGGCCTCGGCGGAGGAGATCAAGGCCGCGCTCAAGTGGATCGACTTCGCCGAGTTCGGCAAGTACAACGACGAGCAGGCGGCCGTCACGGGCGCCAAGGCCGCCGCCGCCGACAAGCTGCCGGTGGGCGCGCCGGTGCTCCCGCTCTTCGACCAGGCCACCACCGACCGGTATCTGACCTGGGTGAAGGATTACGTCAACGTGCCGCGCGAGCACTTCACCGCGTACTTCGACTCGGCCAAGACCCTGCCGCTCGTGCCCGAGCCGGCGGCGAAGGCGCAGGAGACGTACGGAATCCTCGACAACGTCGTGCAGGCGGTGCTGACCCGGCGGGACGCCGACATCAACGCCCTGCTCGATGACGCTCAGAAGAAGGTGCAGTCCGCGATCGACGCGGGCTGA
- a CDS encoding NAD-dependent epimerase/dehydratase family protein has translation MTDSASPVKPARVLVTGADGTIGRPVVEALLSAGISVTALSTAWSGPSPADRIFTGDAADETLVRQALEDADAVVHLAAIPHPHLGTAREVFVGNTSATFTVLNAAGEAGVRRAVIASSINAFGVPLNRHDLTPAYYPLDELSPVAHDDAYSLSKWVDEQTGAWAHSRWGITVVALRFPLVRDLRQLREAAARLSRNPGEQARLAREGWAYLAMADAVDAVLRGLTRPISGMHTLLLAAEDTLMGEPTDLLLDRFTPTSERRRTFPGRTAPIDTSAARRVLGWVPRHRLGDPGGPINATFQETPA, from the coding sequence TTGACTGATTCCGCCTCGCCCGTGAAGCCCGCGCGCGTGCTGGTCACCGGTGCGGACGGCACCATTGGCCGGCCGGTCGTGGAGGCGCTGCTGAGCGCGGGCATCTCCGTGACGGCACTCTCGACCGCATGGTCGGGGCCGTCGCCGGCCGACCGGATCTTCACCGGTGACGCCGCTGACGAGACCCTGGTCCGGCAGGCGCTCGAGGACGCGGACGCCGTCGTGCACCTCGCCGCCATCCCGCACCCTCACCTGGGGACCGCGCGCGAGGTGTTCGTGGGCAACACCTCGGCCACCTTCACCGTGCTGAACGCCGCCGGCGAGGCCGGCGTGCGCCGCGCCGTCATCGCGAGCTCGATCAACGCGTTCGGCGTGCCCCTCAACCGGCATGATCTCACCCCCGCCTACTACCCGCTCGACGAGCTGTCGCCGGTCGCGCATGACGACGCGTACTCGCTGTCCAAGTGGGTCGATGAGCAGACCGGGGCCTGGGCGCACAGCCGCTGGGGGATCACGGTGGTGGCGCTGCGCTTCCCTCTGGTGAGAGATCTTCGCCAACTGCGGGAGGCCGCCGCGCGGCTGAGCCGGAACCCGGGCGAGCAGGCGCGTCTCGCCCGGGAGGGATGGGCGTACCTGGCGATGGCGGACGCGGTGGACGCGGTGCTGCGCGGGCTGACCCGTCCGATCTCCGGGATGCACACCTTGCTCCTGGCGGCGGAGGACACCCTCATGGGGGAGCCGACCGACCTCCTGCTCGATCGCTTCACCCCCACGAGCGAGCGCCGCCGCACCTTCCCGGGCCGCACCGCCCCGATCGACACCTCCGCCGCCCGCCGCGTCCTCGGATGGGTGCCGCGGCACCGGCTCGGCGACCCGGGCGGCCCGATCAACGCGACCTTTCAGGAGACGCCGGCATGA
- a CDS encoding enolase C-terminal domain-like protein has product MSDNTTAFAQPWDAPDDVRITGVRAIATAPEGIPLLVVKVTTSDDGLYGLGCATYTQRWRAVAAYVEDHLARLVIGRYPGDIEDLVRLARFSGYWREGPVGNNAISGLDQALWDIAGKRAGRPVHELLGGKVRAAADTYLHAGGSSIEETLDQAERLREAGLRHIRLQLGQSGRGTYGAPPTAEVTEASAPYPGGWRVSEYLKRTPELFAAARERLGEEIELLHDVHSRLTPKQAIVLARALEPYRLFFLEDVIAPEHWDRLPEVRAASPVPIAVGELTTSVTDAARLVLGGGVDFIRSHVSDLGGLTAARKIAAAAELVGVRTAWHAPGDTSPIGAAANVALDVTSPAFGIQEGHVYGEPVHEVFPGTLRIENGWLRPNEGPGWGIDLDESAAARHPAGLSGHDAWAARVRGLDGGLIAP; this is encoded by the coding sequence ATGAGTGACAACACGACGGCATTCGCACAGCCGTGGGACGCGCCCGACGACGTGCGCATCACGGGCGTCCGGGCGATCGCCACCGCCCCCGAGGGCATCCCGCTGCTCGTGGTGAAGGTGACCACCAGCGACGACGGCCTTTACGGGCTCGGCTGCGCCACGTACACGCAGCGCTGGCGTGCGGTCGCCGCGTACGTCGAGGATCATCTCGCCAGGCTCGTCATCGGGCGATACCCCGGTGACATCGAGGACCTGGTGCGGCTGGCCCGCTTCTCCGGCTATTGGCGTGAGGGGCCGGTGGGCAACAACGCGATCTCCGGGCTCGACCAGGCCCTGTGGGACATCGCCGGCAAACGAGCCGGAAGGCCCGTTCACGAGCTGCTGGGAGGCAAGGTACGCGCCGCCGCCGACACGTACCTGCACGCGGGCGGGTCGTCGATCGAGGAGACCCTCGACCAGGCCGAACGCCTCCGCGAGGCCGGGCTGCGGCACATCCGGCTCCAGCTCGGCCAGTCCGGTCGTGGCACCTACGGCGCTCCTCCGACGGCTGAGGTCACCGAGGCGTCCGCGCCGTACCCGGGCGGGTGGCGCGTGTCGGAGTACCTGAAGCGCACGCCGGAGCTGTTCGCCGCCGCCCGCGAGCGCCTCGGCGAGGAGATCGAGCTGCTCCACGACGTGCACTCCCGGCTGACCCCGAAGCAGGCGATCGTCCTCGCCCGCGCGCTCGAGCCCTACCGGCTCTTCTTCCTCGAGGACGTCATCGCCCCCGAGCATTGGGACCGGCTGCCGGAGGTGCGTGCCGCCTCGCCCGTGCCGATCGCGGTCGGCGAGCTGACGACGTCGGTGACGGACGCCGCGCGCCTGGTCCTCGGAGGCGGCGTCGACTTCATCCGCTCACATGTGTCGGACCTCGGCGGGCTGACGGCCGCGCGCAAGATCGCCGCGGCCGCGGAGCTCGTCGGCGTCCGCACGGCCTGGCACGCTCCAGGCGACACCTCGCCGATCGGCGCCGCCGCCAATGTCGCGCTCGACGTGACGAGCCCGGCCTTCGGCATCCAGGAAGGGCACGTGTACGGCGAACCCGTGCACGAAGTGTTCCCGGGTACATTGCGCATCGAGAACGGCTGGTTACGTCCGAACGAAGGTCCTGGCTGGGGCATCGACCTCGACGAGTCCGCGGCCGCCCGCCACCCCGCGGGGCTGTCGGGACACGACGCCTGGGCCGCCCGCGTCCGAGGTCTGGACGGAGGACTCATCGCCCCCTGA
- a CDS encoding glycoside hydrolase 5 family protein, whose amino-acid sequence MPHSDLPRFGVNYLPRENWWYAWAEDDDDAFAEDLHQIASLGFDHVRVQCLWPLFQPNPSWVSPRALRRLVGLLDRAAESGLDVCVTVLDGWLSGFDFRPSWLKDVDPFTDAAAVGAAELLVGAVSRAVEGHPALWCVDVANEPNVLMRHLGPGEGEAWAARMLSAARAASVPVTVGVDHVPWMSDEAPIGRAFVAAACDLVPVHAWPFFTGALARVGEERAWAIPDYLAQVARATPGAAGKPVWIQELGVSPLWLTDVAVEDFAERMLRRAAAVPGLGAVTWWASHDISRRFTGFDELEYGLGLIDAEGRVKPIGSRVAEVVAELRDRPPGQAATEPAIALPAGRAPDLDFAEGWFARMEAIAGPAIVQERGR is encoded by the coding sequence ATGCCTCATTCCGACCTGCCCCGCTTCGGGGTCAACTACCTGCCACGGGAGAACTGGTGGTACGCCTGGGCGGAAGACGACGACGACGCGTTCGCGGAGGATCTCCACCAGATCGCCTCGCTCGGGTTCGACCATGTGCGCGTGCAGTGCCTGTGGCCGCTCTTCCAGCCCAACCCGTCCTGGGTGTCGCCACGCGCGCTCCGACGCCTCGTCGGCCTGCTCGACCGTGCGGCGGAGAGCGGGCTCGACGTCTGCGTGACCGTGCTGGACGGCTGGCTGAGCGGCTTCGACTTCCGGCCGTCCTGGTTGAAGGACGTCGATCCCTTCACCGACGCCGCGGCAGTCGGCGCGGCCGAGCTGCTCGTCGGCGCCGTCTCGCGAGCGGTCGAAGGTCACCCGGCGCTCTGGTGCGTCGACGTCGCGAACGAGCCCAACGTCCTCATGCGTCATCTCGGGCCAGGCGAAGGCGAGGCATGGGCCGCGAGAATGCTCAGCGCCGCGCGGGCGGCCTCCGTGCCGGTCACCGTGGGGGTCGACCATGTGCCGTGGATGAGCGATGAAGCCCCGATCGGGCGGGCCTTCGTGGCCGCCGCGTGCGATCTCGTCCCGGTGCACGCGTGGCCGTTCTTCACCGGCGCCCTCGCCCGGGTCGGGGAGGAGCGGGCCTGGGCCATCCCCGACTATCTCGCGCAGGTCGCCCGCGCGACTCCGGGCGCCGCGGGCAAGCCGGTGTGGATCCAGGAGCTCGGCGTCTCGCCGCTCTGGCTCACGGACGTGGCCGTGGAGGACTTCGCCGAGCGGATGCTGCGGCGGGCCGCCGCCGTCCCCGGACTGGGCGCCGTCACGTGGTGGGCGTCCCACGACATCAGCCGCCGCTTCACCGGGTTCGACGAGCTCGAGTACGGCCTGGGCCTCATCGACGCCGAAGGGCGGGTGAAACCGATCGGATCGCGGGTGGCCGAGGTGGTCGCGGAGCTGCGTGACCGGCCACCCGGGCAGGCGGCCACGGAGCCGGCGATCGCGCTGCCCGCCGGACGGGCACCTGACCTCGACTTCGCCGAAGGCTGGTTCGCGCGCATGGAGGCGATCGCCGGACCCGCGATCGTTCAGGAAAGGGGTAGGTGA
- a CDS encoding carbohydrate ABC transporter permease — translation MRWVRRGGLSTLIFFIPLLASFGLFSWWPILRSLLLSLQRTNFLTSEWVGLDNFARVLRDPLLLTATWNTLWFAILAFVIGFPVPVILAVFIGELRRARRLASALVYLPVIFPPVVAVLLWKAFFDPSPQGVFNTVLGWFDIGPVPWLNSGDLAMPSIVLQATWASFGTATIIYLATLMSIQTELYDAAEADGAAVSRRFWHITLPQMRGVLLVMFLLQVIGTFQVFTEPYIMTNGGPENRTVTILMLIYRYAFISGDYGRATALSVLLAIVLSALSAVYLWATRRWSTS, via the coding sequence GTGCGCTGGGTCCGCCGCGGCGGGCTCTCGACATTGATCTTCTTCATCCCCCTTCTCGCGTCATTCGGCCTGTTCTCCTGGTGGCCGATTCTCCGCTCGCTGCTGCTCAGCCTGCAGCGCACGAACTTCCTCACTTCCGAGTGGGTCGGGCTCGACAACTTCGCCCGCGTCCTGCGGGACCCTCTTCTGCTGACGGCGACCTGGAACACCCTGTGGTTCGCGATCCTGGCCTTCGTGATCGGGTTCCCGGTGCCGGTGATCCTGGCGGTGTTCATCGGCGAGTTGCGGCGGGCGCGGAGACTCGCCTCCGCCCTCGTCTACCTGCCGGTGATCTTCCCGCCGGTCGTCGCCGTGCTGCTGTGGAAGGCGTTCTTCGACCCCAGCCCGCAGGGGGTGTTCAACACCGTCCTGGGCTGGTTCGACATCGGCCCTGTCCCCTGGCTGAACAGCGGCGATCTGGCCATGCCGTCGATCGTGCTGCAGGCGACGTGGGCGTCGTTCGGCACCGCCACGATCATCTATCTGGCGACGCTGATGAGCATCCAGACCGAGTTGTACGACGCCGCCGAGGCCGACGGGGCGGCGGTGTCGCGCCGGTTCTGGCACATCACCTTGCCCCAGATGCGCGGCGTCCTCCTGGTGATGTTCCTTCTCCAGGTCATCGGCACGTTCCAGGTCTTCACCGAGCCGTACATCATGACGAACGGCGGCCCGGAGAACCGGACCGTCACGATCTTGATGCTCATCTACCGTTACGCCTTCATCTCCGGCGACTACGGCCGAGCCACCGCGCTGAGCGTCCTGCTGGCGATCGTCCTGTCGGCCCTGTCCGCCGTGTACCTCTGGGCGACCAGACGCTGGAGCACCTCATGA